Proteins from a genomic interval of Methanobacteriaceae archaeon:
- the ung gene encoding uracil-DNA glycosylase: protein MINNEWDDVLAEEFKKDYFLKIKEFIDDEYSSKTVYPPYDEIFNAFKLTSLSDVRVVILGQDPYHEEGQAHGLAFSTPHGRPIPRSLKNIFKEINEEYSYPIPESGCLENWAKQGVFLLNTVLTVEKGNANSHSKCGWQTFTDNVIKILNNQNQPIVFLLWGKQAEKKKELLTNPNHLVLVTSHPSPFSARIGFFGSNHFKLANEFLKEKGLDEINWKL from the coding sequence ATGATTAATAATGAATGGGATGATGTTTTAGCAGAAGAATTTAAAAAAGATTATTTTTTAAAAATTAAGGAGTTTATTGATGATGAATACTCATCTAAAACAGTTTATCCTCCTTATGATGAGATTTTTAATGCATTTAAATTAACTTCACTTAGTGATGTTCGTGTTGTAATATTAGGTCAGGACCCATATCATGAAGAAGGTCAGGCTCACGGTCTTGCATTTTCAACACCTCATGGAAGACCAATACCAAGGTCTTTAAAAAATATCTTCAAGGAAATTAATGAGGAATACTCATATCCAATTCCCGAGTCCGGTTGTTTGGAAAACTGGGCAAAACAGGGTGTATTTTTATTAAACACTGTTTTAACCGTAGAAAAAGGAAATGCAAACTCACACAGCAAATGCGGTTGGCAAACATTTACAGACAATGTGATAAAAATATTAAACAATCAAAATCAGCCTATTGTATTTTTACTCTGGGGAAAACAGGCTGAAAAGAAAAAGGAATTATTAACCAATCCAAATCATTTAGTGTTAGTTACTTCACATCCATCTCCGTTTTCTGCAAGAATAGGATTTTTTGGATCTAATCACTTTAAACTGGCCAATGAATTCTTAAAAGAAAAAGGGCTTGATGAAATAAACTGGAAATTATAA
- a CDS encoding acyltransferase yields MSNRVFYYDALRAISIIGIVFCHVGIFFLSQGVNNPYFPVTAFFDCFREFSIPIFVMLSGALLINRRESLTKFFKKRLSRLLIPFFFWVLIYIAYSVVFIDHGFNLKNAVDIFFGTSGTLGVLFWFIWMIVICYLGIFAINKIIEYGSKNWQNFDKKFILALIILSVIYIALSEFGLFDPYSSKPLYFISFMTYIVIGYFIANNDYLGDKLSSKVVVVLALIASIALYSYYVFGFVVPQSLLNNHFAYKSYFNLLILALSVSVFVFFKYLSKTKYLEAIEQNNLGSALTLISKYSYGIYLCHYVVIFSLKRNFTRFFLDMNFIISIPFMVICSLVISLVILWALDKIPVLNKFSGIN; encoded by the coding sequence ATGTCTAATAGAGTATTTTATTACGATGCACTTCGCGCAATTTCAATAATAGGAATAGTTTTTTGTCATGTAGGCATATTCTTTTTATCACAGGGAGTTAATAATCCCTATTTTCCAGTAACTGCTTTTTTTGACTGTTTTAGGGAATTTTCAATCCCAATTTTTGTCATGCTAAGTGGTGCACTTTTGATTAACAGACGTGAATCTTTAACCAAGTTTTTCAAAAAAAGACTCTCAAGACTGTTAATTCCATTTTTCTTTTGGGTATTAATCTACATTGCATATTCTGTAGTATTCATTGATCATGGTTTTAACTTAAAAAATGCAGTTGATATATTCTTTGGAACATCAGGAACTCTTGGAGTGCTTTTCTGGTTTATCTGGATGATTGTAATTTGTTATCTTGGGATATTTGCAATTAACAAAATTATTGAATATGGATCTAAAAACTGGCAAAACTTTGATAAGAAATTCATCTTAGCTTTAATCATTTTATCAGTAATCTACATTGCATTATCTGAATTCGGATTATTTGACCCATATTCATCTAAACCATTATATTTCATATCATTCATGACTTATATCGTAATTGGGTATTTTATAGCTAATAATGATTATTTAGGAGATAAATTGAGCTCAAAAGTAGTTGTTGTTCTTGCATTAATCGCATCAATAGCTCTATATTCCTATTATGTATTTGGATTTGTAGTACCACAATCCTTACTAAACAATCATTTTGCATACAAAAGCTATTTTAACTTATTAATATTGGCTTTATCTGTTAGTGTTTTTGTATTTTTCAAATACTTATCAAAAACAAAGTATTTAGAAGCTATTGAACAAAATAACTTAGGCAGTGCTTTAACACTTATCAGTAAATACAGCTATGGGATTTATTTATGTCATTATGTTGTAATTTTTTCATTAAAAAGAAATTTCACAAGATTCTTCTTAGATATGAATTTCATAATTTCAATACCATTTATGGTAATATGTTCTTTGGTAATATCTCTTGTGATTTTATGGGCTTTAGATAAAATTCCAGTATTAAACAAGTTTTCAGGAATAAATTAA
- a CDS encoding pyridoxamine 5'-phosphate oxidase family protein, translating to MFRPMRNKKQELTQEECVEILKNEPRGVLAILGDNDYPYSLPLTYVYADGKIYFHGANSGHKLDAIKKNSKASFCVMDKGIKQEDDWWYTFKSVIVFGNIKILTDMDEKIDKLTCLGDKFFPTHDMTVKEIKRLSHKTEVFEFTIDYMSGKFVREK from the coding sequence ATGTTTAGACCAATGAGAAATAAAAAACAAGAGCTTACACAAGAAGAATGTGTGGAAATATTAAAAAATGAACCTAGGGGCGTATTAGCTATTTTAGGAGATAATGATTATCCATATTCTCTTCCACTTACTTACGTGTATGCTGATGGCAAAATTTATTTCCATGGGGCTAATAGTGGCCATAAACTCGATGCAATTAAAAAGAACTCCAAAGCATCCTTTTGTGTAATGGATAAAGGAATTAAACAAGAAGATGACTGGTGGTACACTTTTAAAAGCGTAATTGTATTTGGTAACATTAAAATATTAACAGATATGGATGAAAAGATAGATAAATTAACCTGTCTTGGAGATAAGTTTTTCCCAACTCATGACATGACAGTTAAGGAAATTAAAAGACTTTCACATAAAACAGAAGTCTTTGAGTTTACAATTGATTATATGAGTGGTAAATTTGTAAGAGAAAAATAG
- a CDS encoding alpha/beta hydrolase, whose translation MNKKIKIGILIVLVIIALFGIYYINDYYHAQKTAIDCLENNSDVLVVKTSNGLLFDGKGNESALIFYPGAKVEYTSYAPLLKNISSRGIDCYAVEMPFNLAFLGQNSADDIIKNSSYEHYFISGHSLGGAMAASYINGTNNTDGLILFAAYPSSEIEKPVLSIYGSCDKVLNMDKYNKSKSLIKGNFTECIIDGANHAQFGYYGNQSGDGKALISAKLQQNQTVNKIISFIDEVVN comes from the coding sequence ATGAATAAAAAAATTAAGATTGGAATACTAATTGTTCTTGTAATTATTGCTTTATTTGGAATATATTATATAAACGATTATTATCATGCTCAAAAAACAGCTATTGACTGTTTGGAAAATAACAGTGATGTTTTAGTTGTTAAAACTTCAAACGGATTGTTGTTTGACGGTAAGGGTAATGAATCAGCATTAATTTTCTATCCTGGAGCAAAAGTAGAATATACTTCATATGCACCACTTCTTAAAAATATATCAAGTAGGGGTATTGACTGTTATGCTGTTGAAATGCCGTTTAATTTGGCTTTTTTAGGTCAAAACAGTGCAGATGATATTATTAAAAACTCATCTTATGAACACTATTTTATCTCAGGTCACTCTTTAGGTGGAGCAATGGCTGCTTCTTATATAAACGGTACAAATAATACTGATGGTTTAATATTATTTGCAGCATATCCGTCCAGTGAAATCGAAAAACCGGTTTTATCAATTTATGGATCTTGTGATAAAGTATTAAACATGGATAAATACAACAAGTCAAAATCTCTGATTAAAGGAAATTTCACAGAATGTATAATTGATGGTGCAAATCATGCTCAATTTGGTTATTATGGTAATCAGTCAGGTGATGGAAAAGCATTAATTTCAGCTAAATTACAACAAAATCAGACAGTAAACAAAATTATTTCCTTTATTGATGAAGTAGTGAATTAA
- a CDS encoding toxic anion resistance protein, with amino-acid sequence MAEFSLNIDEIKEDVETTLKQEEKKLEDSNLKNQAQSNAVAIFDADLTNPKSREEISKPLDNFGLNEMSRSASHNEMLATRFSDLTKGGKESDSIGENLLELNKQVKDLDPSKIDFTKKGFLGNLMNPVRKYFAKYEKAEHAISEIVESLDKSSRILQNDNTTLLNEENYLREVTNKLLADIELAKQMDQSIEAQIQTAEIEGIDPEKIRFVSEEILFPLRQRIMDMQQMIVVNQQGIVSLNVIRRNNKELIRGVNRAKNVTVSALRTGVMVASALYDQKIVMDKINIINSTTENIIESTSHMLREQGSEIQKHSAESMISPEVLKASFVEAIQAIEDVSTYKQQALPQMKETIMLFSDLANDGQKVVEKIETTNTDLLN; translated from the coding sequence ATGGCGGAATTTTCATTAAATATTGATGAAATTAAAGAAGATGTTGAAACAACATTAAAACAGGAAGAAAAAAAGTTAGAGGATTCCAATCTTAAAAACCAAGCTCAAAGCAATGCAGTTGCTATTTTTGATGCTGATTTAACTAATCCAAAATCAAGAGAAGAGATTTCAAAACCTTTAGATAATTTTGGTTTAAATGAAATGTCAAGGTCTGCTTCTCACAATGAAATGTTAGCTACAAGATTTTCTGATTTAACCAAAGGTGGAAAGGAATCAGACAGTATTGGGGAAAATTTACTTGAATTAAACAAACAGGTAAAAGATTTAGATCCAAGTAAAATTGATTTTACCAAAAAAGGTTTTCTTGGAAACTTAATGAATCCTGTTAGAAAATACTTTGCAAAATATGAAAAAGCAGAACATGCAATTTCAGAAATTGTTGAATCACTTGATAAAAGCAGTAGAATTCTTCAAAATGACAATACAACTTTGTTAAATGAAGAAAATTATTTAAGAGAAGTTACCAATAAGCTTTTAGCTGATATTGAACTTGCAAAACAAATGGATCAGTCTATTGAAGCACAAATCCAGACTGCGGAAATTGAAGGAATTGACCCTGAAAAGATTAGATTTGTAAGTGAAGAGATCTTATTCCCACTTAGACAAAGAATCATGGATATGCAGCAAATGATTGTTGTTAACCAGCAAGGTATTGTATCTTTAAATGTAATTAGAAGAAACAACAAGGAATTAATTCGTGGAGTAAACCGTGCTAAAAACGTCACTGTATCTGCTCTAAGAACTGGTGTAATGGTTGCTAGTGCTTTATATGACCAAAAAATCGTTATGGATAAAATCAATATTATTAATTCAACAACTGAAAACATTATTGAATCAACTTCTCATATGCTTAGAGAACAAGGAAGTGAAATCCAAAAACATAGTGCCGAATCTATGATTTCTCCGGAAGTCTTAAAAGCATCATTTGTTGAAGCAATTCAAGCTATTGAAGATGTAAGCACATACAAACAACAAGCACTTCCTCAAATGAAAGAAACCATCATGTTATTTAGTGACTTGGCTAATGATGGTCAAAAAGTTGTTGAAAAAATCGAAACAACCAACACTGATTTGTTAAACTAA
- the dtd gene encoding D-aminoacyl-tRNA deacylase, with amino-acid sequence MKLVVQRVTSASVKVDDETIGQIDNGLMVLVGFGENDTQKEADYLSQKLLKLRIFADESGHMNKSAKDIEGKLLLVPQFTLYASTKKNRPSFHKALAPDVATDLFDYFTAKCAEEIDVETGEFGAYMEVSLVNDGPVTILLEKEFKD; translated from the coding sequence GATGATGAAACTATTGGTCAAATTGATAATGGTTTAATGGTTTTAGTTGGATTTGGTGAAAATGATACTCAAAAAGAAGCTGATTATCTTAGCCAAAAACTTTTAAAATTAAGAATATTTGCAGATGAATCAGGCCATATGAACAAATCAGCTAAAGATATTGAAGGTAAACTATTATTAGTTCCTCAATTTACATTATATGCTTCTACCAAGAAAAACAGACCCTCTTTTCACAAAGCATTGGCTCCGGATGTTGCAACTGATTTATTTGATTATTTCACCGCTAAATGTGCTGAAGAAATTGATGTGGAAACTGGGGAATTTGGAGCATATATGGAAGTTAGCTTAGTAAATGATGGTCCTGTAACAATACTTCTTGAAAAAGAATTTAAGGATTAA